From Triticum aestivum cultivar Chinese Spring chromosome 4A, IWGSC CS RefSeq v2.1, whole genome shotgun sequence, a single genomic window includes:
- the LOC123088237 gene encoding pentatricopeptide repeat-containing protein At1g60770, with the protein MATATATRAKDLARRSPKKYVEEALYRRLFRRGSTPQAVREEVDGFLGSRKRAFKWEVAVCVRRLRRQELYRPALKLTEVMTRRGMNPTVGDQAIRLDLVAKSRGIAAAEKYFMDLPETSKTHLTYGALLNCYCKELMTEKAESLMEKMKELNFAFTAMSYNSLMTLYTKVNKPEMVPSIIQDMKADDVLPDVYTYNVWMRSLAARQDISGVERVIEEMTRDGRVAPDWTTYSNLASIYVDAGLSEKAETALKELEKRNTSNDLEAYQFLITLYGRTQNLVEVHRVWRSLKRNNPRKANMSYLNMIQVLANLKDLPAAEACFKEWEARFIRPPKTKATDAVTTETSKLEEEASTEASNNDSDVKEAEDKETEELDLKRPKYDIRVANALMKAYVTEGMLDKAIALKKRAKMRGGRLNAKTWEIFMEHYLKVGDLKNAHWCADRAIKKGHSSGRIWVPPHDVTETLMGYFEKKKDVDGAESFVEVLKKVQKDLGTVVFEPLVRTYAAAGKKFPGMRHRLKIENVELSEETDKLVDSICVD; encoded by the exons atggcgacggcgacggcgacgagggcgAAGGACCTGGCGCGGCGGTCGCCGAAGAAGTACGTGGAGGAGGCGCTCTACCGGCGGCTGTTCCGGCGGGGGTCGACGCCGCAGGCGGTGCGCGAGGAGGTGGACGGCTTCCTCGGCAGCCGCAAGCGCGCCTTCAAGTGGGAGGTCGCCGTCTgcgtccgccgcctccgccggcagGAGCTCTACCGCCCCGCCCTCAAg CTTACTGAAGTTATGACTAGAAGAGGCATGAATCCTACAGTCGGTGATCAAGCAATCCGCTTGGATCTTGTTGCCAAATCCAGAGGCATCGCTGCTGCCGAGAAGTACTTCATGGACCTCCCAGAAACTTCTAAAACACATCTCACATATGGCGCTCTTCTCAACTGTTACTGCAAGGAGTTAATGACTGAGAAGGCTGAGTCCCTTATGGAGAAAATGAAGGAGCTCAACTTTGCTTTCACTGCCATGTCCTACAACAGCTTAATGACACTATACACTAAGGTCAACAAACCTGAAATGGTGCCCAGCATCATCCAGGACATGAAGGCTGATGATGTTCTACCAGATGTCTATACTTATAATGTCTGGATGAGGTCACTTGCAGCTCGTCAGGACATATCAGGGGTCGAGAGGGTGATCGAAGAGATGACAAGGGATGGCCGTGTTGCTCCTGATTGGACAACATACAGTAACCTGGCTTCCATATACGTTGATGCTGGACTGTCTGAGAAGGCAGAAACCGCTCTTAAGGAGCTAGAGAAGCGCAACACTAGCAATGATCTTGAAGCCTACCAGTTCCTCATTACACTGTATGGGCGAACACAAAATTTAGTGGAAGTTCATCGTGTTTGGCGGTCACTGAAGCGGAATAATCCTAGGAAGGCAAACATGAGCTATCTTAACATGATTCAGGTTCTTGCGAACTTGAAGGATCTGCCTGCTGCTGAGGCCTGTTTCAAAGAGTGGGAAGCTCGGTTCATCCGTCCACCTAAGACTAAAGCAACTGATGCTGTGACAACTGAAACTTCTAAGTTGGAAGAAGAAGCTTCAACCGAGGCATCTAATAATGATTCTGATGTTAAGGAAGCAGAGGATAAGGAAACAGAGGAGCTTGACCTGAAACGTCCTAAATACGACATCCGGGTTGCAAATGCTCTGATGAAAGCATACGTCACAGAGGGTATGCTTGACAAGGCCATTGCTCTCAAGAAGCGTGCCAAGATGCGTGGAGGAAGGCTTAACGCGAAGACGTGGGAGATTTTCATGGAGCACTATCTCAAGGTAGGGGATCTGAAGAATGCCCATTGGTGCGCCGACCGTGCAATCAAGAAGGGGCACAGCAGCGGCAGGATCTGGGTGCCGCCACATGACGTGACCGAGACCTTGATGGGCTACTTTGAGAAGAAGAAAGACGTGGACGGCGCTGAGAGTTTCGTCGAGGTGCTAAAGAAGGTGCAGAAAGATCTGGGGACGGTGGTGTTTGAGCCGCTGGTACGGACGTACGCGGCGGCTGGGAAGAAGTTCCCTGGGATGCGGCACCGTCTGAAGATTGAAAACGTGGAACTCAGCGAGGAAACCGACAAGCTGGTCGATTCCATCTGTGTTGATTGA
- the LOC123088238 gene encoding uncharacterized protein has protein sequence MSRKEAEAGGGEGSSSRAEGGGELAEALARRRLYREVTLALRAGLRDAGADFSFLRARGLRGLLGFLRATAAAPDDSQQQLLLFRHSQSIPDLQVIPVLFQNSLHQPKDTVATLDHIFGVEPTKITSPSTDSEIALALRVLEGCCLLYSRCTALAHKYKAVQVLLNILASRGPTEQGVCLDALISLMLDSPSNQIDFEEYSGLEKVAELLKDVQVEEHIRLKCGEFLLLLIGHVYVKENTPIHEQMRNLLGEQCASLIWAASRFGSTLDADQRQMALQIQARRVVESLEPY, from the exons atgAGCCGGAAGGAGGCGGAGGCGGGGGGAGGGGAGGGCTCGTCGTCGCGGGCGGAGGGGGGCGGGGAGCTGGCGGAGGCGCTGGCGCGGCGGCGGCTGTACCGGGAGGTGACGCTGGCGCTGCGGGCCGGGCTGCGCGACGCCGGGGCCGACTTCTCCTTCCTCCGCGCGCGGGGGCTCCGCGGCCTGCTCGGCTtcctccgcgccaccgccgccgcgcccgacgaCTCGCAGCAGCAGCTGCTCCTCTTCCGCCACTCCCAGTCCATCCCCGATCTCCAAG TTATTCCAGTTCTCTTTCAGAATTCATTGCATCAACCAAAGGATACCGTTGCGACACTGGATCATATATTTGGAGTCGAACCAACGAAGATTACGAGCCCCTCAACAGATTCCGAAATTGCTCTAGCTCTTCGAGTTTTGGAAGGTTGCTGCCTTTTGTATAGCAGATGCACTGCTCTGGCCCACAAGTACAAGGCTGTGCAG gtaCTGCTGAATATATTAGCCAGCCGAGGTCCAACTGAGCAAGGGGTGTGCTTAGATGCTCTCATATCGTTGATGTTGGATTCACCTTCGAATCAGATT GACTTTGAGGAATACAGTGGACTTGAAAAGGTTGCTGAGCTTTTGAAGGATGTTCAAGTGGAAGAACACATAAG GTTGAAATGCGGGGAATTCCTACTGTTGCTCATCGGCCATGTTTATGTGAAGGAAAACACTCCCATACATGAACAGATGAGAAACCTACTCGGGGAGCAGTGCGCGTCGCTCATATGGGCAGCGAGCCGGTTTGGATCCACCCTCGACGCGGATCAGAGGCAGATGGCCCTGCAAATACAAGCGAGGAGAGTCGTTGAATCCTTGGAGCCCTACTAG